The following is a genomic window from Nymphaea colorata isolate Beijing-Zhang1983 chromosome 3, ASM883128v2, whole genome shotgun sequence.
CTTTGGACTGCGGGAATGGATAATTTTATCCGGTGCTTTCTAGCAATCAGCGGCATCGTAACTACCTCAGCAGAAAATTACCTATTTTCTGTTcccatttgaaaaataagaaatgttTTGCTCGAATGAGTTTATCAGTTTCACATTAACAGGTAGGTCTAGTTCCTTCAGTAGGAGCAACATACAAGGTAGGCCAAATGGCAATTCCAGTTCATTCTTAGATCCAAAGACATACGGAAGCATCGGTTTGTTAAAAATTTGAGGTTACAACTGGGAGTTGAACTCGATATACCAACTTAGTAAGTTTTTAGGCTGACAAAGAAGTGACTTCGAATCAGACCAGCGAGGCTCTTATCTTTAAATTGCGGATTTTAGAATCTGAAGAATCCCCTGACATTTGAAGTCTTCCATTACACCTTTTTATACTTCTTATGGCGCCATGAATTTTGCTCTACGATTTAGACCTTTCCTTCTTCCGAAAATCCCGCTAAAGAGACCGCGACAAGTTCACGACAAACTCAAGTACATGATCCGATTCACTGTAGTTTTATCTTTCATGTTCAAGGGTTCCCACATTTCGACCGTTATTACGGCAAAGCACACAAtatgtagaaagagaaaagaagatctCTTCACCGAGTCGCAAACGATCAAGAAGCATGAACAAATTTCGGAATTCTGTCAATCGTTAGAAAATTAGTCTTACAATTTCAGATCTGCACAATGAGGTAAGCGATTACCTTTCCGTAATCAAGtatcaaaccaaaaaagaaaagcctaACAAATTTCCCCTTCTATCCCGTCTCTTCTTTGCTTTTGCCTCTATGACGGCAGCTCTACAATGGCGCGGAAGAAAGGGCTCGCCAGAATCGGCATCTCACCAGCACTGGTCAGTCTCCCACCGCCGGACGCGAAACCGGCCTTCAAAATCGCCGACTTCCGGCGACGCGCGGCATCGCCACGTGGCGACGCCAATGGAGAGGTCGTAGCGCGCGCGCTCGGCCGGATCGGACAACGTGGCGTAGGCCTGGTTGATGTCGATGAAGTCCTGGCCGGAAGCGCCGGAGCTCCCGGGGGACGCGTCGGGATGGTACCGCTTGGCGAGAGAGCGGTAGGCGGTTTTAATCTCCATCGCAGAGGCCGTCTGCTTGACGCGGAGAACCTCGTAGAGCGTGTGCGGT
Proteins encoded in this region:
- the LOC116251175 gene encoding chaperone protein dnaJ 11, chloroplastic-like, with translation MFTSAAIPALKSGLPFAGVAGRIKASAQAAPLARKPHTLYEVLRVKQTASAMEIKTAYRSLAKRYHPDASPGSSGASGQDFIDINQAYATLSDPAERARYDLSIGVATWRCRASPEVGDFEGRFRVRRWETDQCW